One genomic window of Peromyscus maniculatus bairdii isolate BWxNUB_F1_BW_parent chromosome 2, HU_Pman_BW_mat_3.1, whole genome shotgun sequence includes the following:
- the Lrrcc1 gene encoding leucine-rich repeat and coiled-coil domain-containing protein 1 isoform X2 has product MEAAVDAEVEPEDGDSSCGDVCFMDKGLQSISELSLNSTLHAINLHCNNISKITSIDHIWNLRHLDLSSNQISQIEGLNTLTKLCTLNLSCNLITRVEGLEALVNLTRLNLSYNHINDLSGLMPLHGLKYKLRYIDLHSNCIDSIHHLLQCTVGLHFLTNLILEKDGDGNPVCLVPGYRAIILQTLPQLRILDCKNIFGEPVNLEEISSTRLQCFEGLLDNLVSSDSPLNISEDEVIDNMPMAAPPMDVLPPLEQFTSTPEDNVLTSLLSVCPSSEPEKINHENDFQNEMKLQKLDDQILQLLNETSNSIIDNVPEKDSPKRDTDITSESDYGNRKEYIRKAPRRTKIPYYARTIQTIKHHSKNNGAFVSCNRKMRQPYLKDLYVRSSLVNCNILRDSDEQKIDIIKVDKSVSDDNTYRSLLEQLDQEREMRWKAEQAEKKLIDYIDELHKQANEKKDVHSLALITTNRLKDVIFKERHSKAQLEIIVHRLQNEVKKLTIELMKARGQQDEHLRHLRTLEKALEKMEKQKAQQQQAQMRLIQEVELKASAADREINLLRTSLHQEKEQVQQLHELLALKEQEHRKEIETREFFSDAELQEALAKEMSKEERKHEQEVKEYQEKIDILNQQYLDLENEFRIALTVEARRFKDVQDGFEDVATELAKSKHALIWAQRKENESSCLIKDLTCMVKEQKTKLSEVSKLKQEAAANLQNQINTLEILIEDDKQKSIQIEILKHEKTQLISELAAKESLIYGLRTERKVWGHELAHQGSSLALSRGKLEAQIESLCSENESLKKAHESDCDALRIKCKIIEDQTETIRQLKDCLQEKDEQIKLLQEKIAFIEKCTQEQLSEKCSQLDNVIEKLERHNERKEKLKQQLKTKELELEEIRKAYSTLNQKWHDKGELLYHLETQVKDVKEKFENKEKKLKAERDKSLELQKDAVEKLQSMDDAFKKQVDAIVEAHQAEITQLTNEKQKYIDCANLKVQQVEEEMRGLLEETSKNKKGDWARKD; this is encoded by the exons ATGGAGGCGGCGGTGGATGCCGAAGTCGAACCTGAGGATGGCGACAGCAGCTGCGGAGACGTGTGCTTCATGGACAAAGGCCTGCAGAG taTATCAGAGTTATCTTTAAATTCAACACTTCATGCCATCAATCTGCATTGTAATAACATCTCCAAGATCACATCCATTGATCATATTTGGAACCTACGACATTTAGACCTGTCATCTAATCAAATAAGTCAAATTGAAGGACTAAACACACTGACAAAACTATGCACTTTAAACTTGTCCTGCAATTTGATCACAAGAGTGGAAG GACTTGAAGCACTGGTTAATCTGACTAGACTGAATTTATCTTATAATCACATAAATGATCTTAGTG GGTTGATGCCTCTTCATGGACTGAAGTATAAACTTAGATATATTGACCTACATAGTAATTGTATAGATAGTATCCATCACTTACTTCAGTGTACAGTAGGCTTGCACTTCCTAACCAATCTTATTTTAGAGAAAGACGGAGACGGTAATCCTGTCTGTCTTGTACCAG GGTACCGAGCAATCATTCTCCAGACTTTGCCACAACTGAGAATCTTAGATTGCAAGAACATATTTGGTGAACCGGtaaatttggaagaaatcagCTCAACACGCCTGCAATGCTTTGAAGGACTTTTGGATAACTTAGTTTCTTCTGATTCCCCCCTGAATATAAGTGAAGATGAG GTCATTGACAATATGCCGATGGCAGCTCCACCCATGGATGTATTGCCTCCTTTGGAGCAGTTTACCAGTACACCAGAAGACAATGTTTTGACCTCGCTTTTATCTGTGTGTCCATCTTCTGAACCAGAAAAAATTAATCATGAAAACGATTTTCAGAATGAAATGAAACTTCAGAAATTGGATGATCAAATCTTACAGCTTCTCAatgaa ACTTCTAATTCTATAATAGATAATGTTCCCGAGAAAGACAGCCCAAAAAGAGACACAGATATAACTTCTGAAAGTGACTACGGAAACAGAAAAGAGTACATCCGAAAAGCTCCTAGAAGAACAAAAATCCCGTATTATGCCAGAACTATTCAAACTATTAAGCACCACAGTAAAAACAACGGTGCTTTTGTAAG TTGTAATCGCAAAATGAGACAGCCTTACCTTAAAGATTTATACGTAAGATCGTCTTTAGTAAACTGTAATATTTTAAGAGACTCAGACGAGCAGAAGATTGACATAATTAAAGTAGACAAAAGTGTCTCGGACGACAACACTTACCGG tccctcTTGGAACAGTTAgaccaagagagagagatgaggtggAAAGCTGAGCAAGCTGAAAAGAAACTTATAGATTATATCGATGAGCTGCATAAGCAAGCGAATGAGAAAAAAGATGTTCACAGCCTGGCTCTCATCACTACAAACAG GCTAAAGGATGTTATTTTTAAGGAGAGACATTCCAAGGCTCAACTTGAAATTATAGTTCACAGACttcaaaatgaagttaaaaaactAACTATTGAATTAATGAAGGCGCGAGGTCAACAGGACGAGCACCTCAGACACTTGAGAACCCTGGAAAAGGCCTTGGAAAAAATGGAGAAGCAGaaagcacagcagcagcaggcacag ATGAGACTTATCCAAGAGGTGGAGCTCAAAGCCTCAGCTGCTGATCGAGAAATAAACTTACTAAGAACTTCTCTTCACCAAGAAAAGGAGCAAGTGCAGCAACTTCATGAACTTCTGGCATTGAAAGAACAAGAACACAG GAAAGAAATTGAAACTAGGGAGTTTTTCAGTGATGCTGAGCTCCAGGAGGCATTGGCTAAAGAAATgtccaaagaagaaagaaagcatgagCAAGAAGTAAAAGAATACCAAGAAAAAATAGATATATTAAACCAGCAGTATTTGGATTTAGAAAACGAATTCCGTATTGCTTTAACTGTTGAAGCCAGAAGATTTAAAGAT GTTCAAGATGGTTTTGAAGATGTTGCAACTGAGTTAGCCAAGAGCAAACATGCTCTTATTTGGGCTCAACGCAAAGAAAATGAATCCTCCTGTTTAATTAAAGATCTGACCTGTATGGTGaaagaacaaaagacaaaactCTCGGAGGTCTCCAAATTGAAACAAGAAGCAGCAGCCAATTTACAG AATCAAATCAACACTCTTGAAATTTTGATTGAAGATGACAAGCAGAAGAGCATTCAAATAGAAATTCTTAAGCATGAGAAAACGCAGCTTATTTCTGAGCTAGCAGCCAAGGAGTCGCTGATTTATGGTTTAAGGACAGAACGAAAAGTATGGGGTCACGAACTGGCACATCAGG GCTCATCACTAGCTCTGAGTCGTGGGAAATTAGAAGCCCAAATTGAAAGTTTATGTAGCGAGAATGAATCTCTGAAAAAAGCCCACGAAAGTGACTGTGATGCATTGAGAATAAAATGCAAAATCATCGAGGACCAAACTGAAACCATCAGACAATTAAAAGAT tgtttacaAGAAAAAGATGAGCAAATCAAATTACTACAAGAAAAGATCGCTTTTATAGAAAAATGTACTCAAGAACAACTTAGTGAAAAATGTTCACAACTAGATAATGTGATTGAAAAATTAGAAAGACAcaatgagagaaaggaaaaactaaaacaacagtTGAAAACAAAGGAACTAGAACTGGAAGAAATCAGAAAAGCTTACAG cACACTAAATCAGAAATGGCATGATAAAGGAGAACTACTCTATCATCTTGAAACACAAGTAAAAGAcgtaaaagaaaaatttgaaaacaaggaaaagaaacttaaagcagagagagacaaaagTCTTGAACTACAAAA ggatgcAGTGGAAAAGCTTCAGAGCATGGACGATGCCTTTAAAAAACAAGTTGATGCAATTGTTGAAGCTCATCAAGCTGAGATAACACAGCTAACAAATGAGAAGCAGAAATATATTGATTGTGCAAATTTAAAG GTTCAACAAGTTGAAGAAGAAATGCGAGGACTTCTGGAAGAAACATCCAAGAACAAAAAA
- the Lrrcc1 gene encoding leucine-rich repeat and coiled-coil domain-containing protein 1 isoform X3, whose translation MEAAVDAEVEPEDGDSSCGDVCFMDKGLQSISELSLNSTLHAINLHCNNISKITSIDHIWNLRHLDLSSNQISQIEGLNTLTKLCTLNLSCNLITRVEGLEALVNLTRLNLSYNHINDLSGLMPLHGLKYKLRYIDLHSNCIDSIHHLLQCTVGLHFLTNLILEKDGDGNPVCLVPGYRAIILQTLPQLRILDCKNIFGEPVNLEEISSTRLQCFEGLLDNLVSSDSPLNISEDEVIDNMPMAAPPMDVLPPLEQFTSTPEDNVLTSLLSVCPSSEPEKINHENDFQNEMKLQKLDDQILQLLNETSNSIIDNVPEKDSPKRDTDITSESDYGNRKEYIRKAPRRTKIPYYARTIQTIKHHSKNNGAFVSCNRKMRQPYLKDLYVRSSLVNCNILRDSDEQKIDIIKVDKSVSDDNTYRSLLEQLDQEREMRWKAEQAEKKLIDYIDELHKQANEKKDVHSLALITTNRLKDVIFKERHSKAQLEIIVHRLQNEVKKLTIELMKARGQQDEHLRHLRTLEKALEKMEKQKAQQQQAQMRLIQEVELKASAADREINLLRTSLHQEKEQVQQLHELLALKEQEHRKEIETREFFSDAELQEALAKEMSKEERKHEQEVKEYQEKIDILNQQYLDLENEFRIALTVEARRFKDVQDGFEDVATELAKSKHALIWAQRKENESSCLIKDLTCMVKEQKTKLSEVSKLKQEAAANLQNQINTLEILIEDDKQKSIQIEILKHEKTQLISELAAKESLIYGLRTERKVWGHELAHQGSSLALSRGKLEAQIESLCSENESLKKAHESDCDALRIKCKIIEDQTETIRQLKDCLQEKDEQIKLLQEKIAFIEKCTQEQLSEKCSQLDNVIEKLERHNERKEKLKQQLKTKELELEEIRKAYSTLNQKWHDKGELLYHLETQVKDVKEKFENKEKKLKAERDKSLELQKDAVEKLQSMDDAFKKQVDAIVEAHQAEITQLTNEKQKYIDCANLKGDWARKD comes from the exons ATGGAGGCGGCGGTGGATGCCGAAGTCGAACCTGAGGATGGCGACAGCAGCTGCGGAGACGTGTGCTTCATGGACAAAGGCCTGCAGAG taTATCAGAGTTATCTTTAAATTCAACACTTCATGCCATCAATCTGCATTGTAATAACATCTCCAAGATCACATCCATTGATCATATTTGGAACCTACGACATTTAGACCTGTCATCTAATCAAATAAGTCAAATTGAAGGACTAAACACACTGACAAAACTATGCACTTTAAACTTGTCCTGCAATTTGATCACAAGAGTGGAAG GACTTGAAGCACTGGTTAATCTGACTAGACTGAATTTATCTTATAATCACATAAATGATCTTAGTG GGTTGATGCCTCTTCATGGACTGAAGTATAAACTTAGATATATTGACCTACATAGTAATTGTATAGATAGTATCCATCACTTACTTCAGTGTACAGTAGGCTTGCACTTCCTAACCAATCTTATTTTAGAGAAAGACGGAGACGGTAATCCTGTCTGTCTTGTACCAG GGTACCGAGCAATCATTCTCCAGACTTTGCCACAACTGAGAATCTTAGATTGCAAGAACATATTTGGTGAACCGGtaaatttggaagaaatcagCTCAACACGCCTGCAATGCTTTGAAGGACTTTTGGATAACTTAGTTTCTTCTGATTCCCCCCTGAATATAAGTGAAGATGAG GTCATTGACAATATGCCGATGGCAGCTCCACCCATGGATGTATTGCCTCCTTTGGAGCAGTTTACCAGTACACCAGAAGACAATGTTTTGACCTCGCTTTTATCTGTGTGTCCATCTTCTGAACCAGAAAAAATTAATCATGAAAACGATTTTCAGAATGAAATGAAACTTCAGAAATTGGATGATCAAATCTTACAGCTTCTCAatgaa ACTTCTAATTCTATAATAGATAATGTTCCCGAGAAAGACAGCCCAAAAAGAGACACAGATATAACTTCTGAAAGTGACTACGGAAACAGAAAAGAGTACATCCGAAAAGCTCCTAGAAGAACAAAAATCCCGTATTATGCCAGAACTATTCAAACTATTAAGCACCACAGTAAAAACAACGGTGCTTTTGTAAG TTGTAATCGCAAAATGAGACAGCCTTACCTTAAAGATTTATACGTAAGATCGTCTTTAGTAAACTGTAATATTTTAAGAGACTCAGACGAGCAGAAGATTGACATAATTAAAGTAGACAAAAGTGTCTCGGACGACAACACTTACCGG tccctcTTGGAACAGTTAgaccaagagagagagatgaggtggAAAGCTGAGCAAGCTGAAAAGAAACTTATAGATTATATCGATGAGCTGCATAAGCAAGCGAATGAGAAAAAAGATGTTCACAGCCTGGCTCTCATCACTACAAACAG GCTAAAGGATGTTATTTTTAAGGAGAGACATTCCAAGGCTCAACTTGAAATTATAGTTCACAGACttcaaaatgaagttaaaaaactAACTATTGAATTAATGAAGGCGCGAGGTCAACAGGACGAGCACCTCAGACACTTGAGAACCCTGGAAAAGGCCTTGGAAAAAATGGAGAAGCAGaaagcacagcagcagcaggcacag ATGAGACTTATCCAAGAGGTGGAGCTCAAAGCCTCAGCTGCTGATCGAGAAATAAACTTACTAAGAACTTCTCTTCACCAAGAAAAGGAGCAAGTGCAGCAACTTCATGAACTTCTGGCATTGAAAGAACAAGAACACAG GAAAGAAATTGAAACTAGGGAGTTTTTCAGTGATGCTGAGCTCCAGGAGGCATTGGCTAAAGAAATgtccaaagaagaaagaaagcatgagCAAGAAGTAAAAGAATACCAAGAAAAAATAGATATATTAAACCAGCAGTATTTGGATTTAGAAAACGAATTCCGTATTGCTTTAACTGTTGAAGCCAGAAGATTTAAAGAT GTTCAAGATGGTTTTGAAGATGTTGCAACTGAGTTAGCCAAGAGCAAACATGCTCTTATTTGGGCTCAACGCAAAGAAAATGAATCCTCCTGTTTAATTAAAGATCTGACCTGTATGGTGaaagaacaaaagacaaaactCTCGGAGGTCTCCAAATTGAAACAAGAAGCAGCAGCCAATTTACAG AATCAAATCAACACTCTTGAAATTTTGATTGAAGATGACAAGCAGAAGAGCATTCAAATAGAAATTCTTAAGCATGAGAAAACGCAGCTTATTTCTGAGCTAGCAGCCAAGGAGTCGCTGATTTATGGTTTAAGGACAGAACGAAAAGTATGGGGTCACGAACTGGCACATCAGG GCTCATCACTAGCTCTGAGTCGTGGGAAATTAGAAGCCCAAATTGAAAGTTTATGTAGCGAGAATGAATCTCTGAAAAAAGCCCACGAAAGTGACTGTGATGCATTGAGAATAAAATGCAAAATCATCGAGGACCAAACTGAAACCATCAGACAATTAAAAGAT tgtttacaAGAAAAAGATGAGCAAATCAAATTACTACAAGAAAAGATCGCTTTTATAGAAAAATGTACTCAAGAACAACTTAGTGAAAAATGTTCACAACTAGATAATGTGATTGAAAAATTAGAAAGACAcaatgagagaaaggaaaaactaaaacaacagtTGAAAACAAAGGAACTAGAACTGGAAGAAATCAGAAAAGCTTACAG cACACTAAATCAGAAATGGCATGATAAAGGAGAACTACTCTATCATCTTGAAACACAAGTAAAAGAcgtaaaagaaaaatttgaaaacaaggaaaagaaacttaaagcagagagagacaaaagTCTTGAACTACAAAA ggatgcAGTGGAAAAGCTTCAGAGCATGGACGATGCCTTTAAAAAACAAGTTGATGCAATTGTTGAAGCTCATCAAGCTGAGATAACACAGCTAACAAATGAGAAGCAGAAATATATTGATTGTGCAAATTTAAAG
- the Lrrcc1 gene encoding leucine-rich repeat and coiled-coil domain-containing protein 1 isoform X1, whose translation MEAAVDAEVEPEDGDSSCGDVCFMDKGLQSISELSLNSTLHAINLHCNNISKITSIDHIWNLRHLDLSSNQISQIEGLNTLTKLCTLNLSCNLITRVEGLEALVNLTRLNLSYNHINDLSGLMPLHGLKYKLRYIDLHSNCIDSIHHLLQCTVGLHFLTNLILEKDGDGNPVCLVPGYRAIILQTLPQLRILDCKNIFGEPVNLEEISSTRLQCFEGLLDNLVSSDSPLNISEDEVIDNMPMAAPPMDVLPPLEQFTSTPEDNVLTSLLSVCPSSEPEKINHENDFQNEMKLQKLDDQILQLLNETSNSIIDNVPEKDSPKRDTDITSESDYGNRKEYIRKAPRRTKIPYYARTIQTIKHHSKNNGAFVSCNRKMRQPYLKDLYVRSSLVNCNILRDSDEQKIDIIKVDKSVSDDNTYRSLLEQLDQEREMRWKAEQAEKKLIDYIDELHKQANEKKDVHSLALITTNRLKDVIFKERHSKAQLEIIVHRLQNEVKKLTIELMKARGQQDEHLRHLRTLEKALEKMEKQKAQQQQAQMRLIQEVELKASAADREINLLRTSLHQEKEQVQQLHELLALKEQEHRKEIETREFFSDAELQEALAKEMSKEERKHEQEVKEYQEKIDILNQQYLDLENEFRIALTVEARRFKDVQDGFEDVATELAKSKHALIWAQRKENESSCLIKDLTCMVKEQKTKLSEVSKLKQEAAANLQNQINTLEILIEDDKQKSIQIEILKHEKTQLISELAAKESLIYGLRTERKVWGHELAHQGSSLALSRGKLEAQIESLCSENESLKKAHESDCDALRIKCKIIEDQTETIRQLKDCLQEKDEQIKLLQEKIAFIEKCTQEQLSEKCSQLDNVIEKLERHNERKEKLKQQLKTKELELEEIRKAYSTLNQKWHDKGELLYHLETQVKDVKEKFENKEKKLKAERDKSLELQKDAVEKLQSMDDAFKKQVDAIVEAHQAEITQLTNEKQKYIDCANLKVQQVEEEMRGLLEETSKNKKVMEGKIKQLVCALSEIQKECDVGRNQFN comes from the exons ATGGAGGCGGCGGTGGATGCCGAAGTCGAACCTGAGGATGGCGACAGCAGCTGCGGAGACGTGTGCTTCATGGACAAAGGCCTGCAGAG taTATCAGAGTTATCTTTAAATTCAACACTTCATGCCATCAATCTGCATTGTAATAACATCTCCAAGATCACATCCATTGATCATATTTGGAACCTACGACATTTAGACCTGTCATCTAATCAAATAAGTCAAATTGAAGGACTAAACACACTGACAAAACTATGCACTTTAAACTTGTCCTGCAATTTGATCACAAGAGTGGAAG GACTTGAAGCACTGGTTAATCTGACTAGACTGAATTTATCTTATAATCACATAAATGATCTTAGTG GGTTGATGCCTCTTCATGGACTGAAGTATAAACTTAGATATATTGACCTACATAGTAATTGTATAGATAGTATCCATCACTTACTTCAGTGTACAGTAGGCTTGCACTTCCTAACCAATCTTATTTTAGAGAAAGACGGAGACGGTAATCCTGTCTGTCTTGTACCAG GGTACCGAGCAATCATTCTCCAGACTTTGCCACAACTGAGAATCTTAGATTGCAAGAACATATTTGGTGAACCGGtaaatttggaagaaatcagCTCAACACGCCTGCAATGCTTTGAAGGACTTTTGGATAACTTAGTTTCTTCTGATTCCCCCCTGAATATAAGTGAAGATGAG GTCATTGACAATATGCCGATGGCAGCTCCACCCATGGATGTATTGCCTCCTTTGGAGCAGTTTACCAGTACACCAGAAGACAATGTTTTGACCTCGCTTTTATCTGTGTGTCCATCTTCTGAACCAGAAAAAATTAATCATGAAAACGATTTTCAGAATGAAATGAAACTTCAGAAATTGGATGATCAAATCTTACAGCTTCTCAatgaa ACTTCTAATTCTATAATAGATAATGTTCCCGAGAAAGACAGCCCAAAAAGAGACACAGATATAACTTCTGAAAGTGACTACGGAAACAGAAAAGAGTACATCCGAAAAGCTCCTAGAAGAACAAAAATCCCGTATTATGCCAGAACTATTCAAACTATTAAGCACCACAGTAAAAACAACGGTGCTTTTGTAAG TTGTAATCGCAAAATGAGACAGCCTTACCTTAAAGATTTATACGTAAGATCGTCTTTAGTAAACTGTAATATTTTAAGAGACTCAGACGAGCAGAAGATTGACATAATTAAAGTAGACAAAAGTGTCTCGGACGACAACACTTACCGG tccctcTTGGAACAGTTAgaccaagagagagagatgaggtggAAAGCTGAGCAAGCTGAAAAGAAACTTATAGATTATATCGATGAGCTGCATAAGCAAGCGAATGAGAAAAAAGATGTTCACAGCCTGGCTCTCATCACTACAAACAG GCTAAAGGATGTTATTTTTAAGGAGAGACATTCCAAGGCTCAACTTGAAATTATAGTTCACAGACttcaaaatgaagttaaaaaactAACTATTGAATTAATGAAGGCGCGAGGTCAACAGGACGAGCACCTCAGACACTTGAGAACCCTGGAAAAGGCCTTGGAAAAAATGGAGAAGCAGaaagcacagcagcagcaggcacag ATGAGACTTATCCAAGAGGTGGAGCTCAAAGCCTCAGCTGCTGATCGAGAAATAAACTTACTAAGAACTTCTCTTCACCAAGAAAAGGAGCAAGTGCAGCAACTTCATGAACTTCTGGCATTGAAAGAACAAGAACACAG GAAAGAAATTGAAACTAGGGAGTTTTTCAGTGATGCTGAGCTCCAGGAGGCATTGGCTAAAGAAATgtccaaagaagaaagaaagcatgagCAAGAAGTAAAAGAATACCAAGAAAAAATAGATATATTAAACCAGCAGTATTTGGATTTAGAAAACGAATTCCGTATTGCTTTAACTGTTGAAGCCAGAAGATTTAAAGAT GTTCAAGATGGTTTTGAAGATGTTGCAACTGAGTTAGCCAAGAGCAAACATGCTCTTATTTGGGCTCAACGCAAAGAAAATGAATCCTCCTGTTTAATTAAAGATCTGACCTGTATGGTGaaagaacaaaagacaaaactCTCGGAGGTCTCCAAATTGAAACAAGAAGCAGCAGCCAATTTACAG AATCAAATCAACACTCTTGAAATTTTGATTGAAGATGACAAGCAGAAGAGCATTCAAATAGAAATTCTTAAGCATGAGAAAACGCAGCTTATTTCTGAGCTAGCAGCCAAGGAGTCGCTGATTTATGGTTTAAGGACAGAACGAAAAGTATGGGGTCACGAACTGGCACATCAGG GCTCATCACTAGCTCTGAGTCGTGGGAAATTAGAAGCCCAAATTGAAAGTTTATGTAGCGAGAATGAATCTCTGAAAAAAGCCCACGAAAGTGACTGTGATGCATTGAGAATAAAATGCAAAATCATCGAGGACCAAACTGAAACCATCAGACAATTAAAAGAT tgtttacaAGAAAAAGATGAGCAAATCAAATTACTACAAGAAAAGATCGCTTTTATAGAAAAATGTACTCAAGAACAACTTAGTGAAAAATGTTCACAACTAGATAATGTGATTGAAAAATTAGAAAGACAcaatgagagaaaggaaaaactaaaacaacagtTGAAAACAAAGGAACTAGAACTGGAAGAAATCAGAAAAGCTTACAG cACACTAAATCAGAAATGGCATGATAAAGGAGAACTACTCTATCATCTTGAAACACAAGTAAAAGAcgtaaaagaaaaatttgaaaacaaggaaaagaaacttaaagcagagagagacaaaagTCTTGAACTACAAAA ggatgcAGTGGAAAAGCTTCAGAGCATGGACGATGCCTTTAAAAAACAAGTTGATGCAATTGTTGAAGCTCATCAAGCTGAGATAACACAGCTAACAAATGAGAAGCAGAAATATATTGATTGTGCAAATTTAAAG GTTCAACAAGTTGAAGAAGAAATGCGAGGACTTCTGGAAGAAACATCCAAGAACAAAAAAGTAATGGAAGGAAAAATTAAGCAACTTGTTTGTGCTCTAAGTGAAATTCAGAAAGAATGTGATGTTGGTAGGAACCAATTTAATTGA